One genomic window of Actinoalloteichus hoggarensis includes the following:
- a CDS encoding endo-1,4-beta-xylanase: MIRTRRRMRPIAVTALAAATLMLGGMMTAVTGGGVALAADDTRIAAEADDTIRPMQADTLGAAAQRTGRYFGAAVAAHRMSDSTYMGILNREFDSVTAENEMKIDALEPQQGQFTYGNADQIVNHAIQQGKDVRGHTLAWHSQQPQWMQNMSGSALRQAMLNHVTQVATYYRGRIHSWDVVNEAFADGSSGARRDSNLQRTGDDWIEAAFRAARAADPGAKLCYNDYNTDNWSHAKTQAVYRMVQDFKSRGVPIDCVGFQAHFNSGNPVPNNYHTTLQNFADLGVDVQITELDIEGSGNSQAEQYRGVTQACMAVTRCTGITVWGIRDSDSWRAQGTPLLFDNSGNKKAAYHAVLDVLNGGDSGGGPGPGPGPEPGGCTAAYTDGQQWNDRFNGQVSVSGTNNWVVTVTVTRPQEIIATWNISASWDSSGTVMTARPNGNGNVFGFTIRHGGNWNRPSVTCRAA, from the coding sequence ATGATCAGAACGAGACGCAGGATGCGGCCGATCGCCGTCACGGCGTTGGCGGCGGCGACATTGATGCTCGGCGGAATGATGACCGCGGTGACCGGAGGCGGCGTCGCGCTCGCGGCGGACGACACGCGCATCGCGGCCGAGGCGGACGACACGATCCGGCCCATGCAGGCGGACACCCTCGGCGCGGCGGCACAGCGCACCGGGCGCTACTTCGGCGCTGCGGTGGCGGCGCACCGGATGTCGGACTCGACCTACATGGGCATCCTGAACCGCGAGTTCGACTCGGTCACGGCCGAGAACGAGATGAAGATCGACGCACTCGAACCACAGCAGGGCCAGTTCACCTACGGCAACGCCGACCAGATCGTCAACCACGCGATCCAGCAGGGCAAGGACGTCCGAGGACACACACTGGCCTGGCACTCCCAGCAGCCGCAGTGGATGCAGAACATGAGCGGCAGCGCCCTGCGCCAGGCCATGCTGAACCACGTCACACAGGTGGCGACCTACTACCGGGGCCGCATCCACTCGTGGGACGTGGTGAACGAGGCGTTCGCCGACGGCTCCTCCGGCGCCCGCCGTGACTCCAACCTGCAACGCACCGGCGACGACTGGATCGAGGCGGCGTTCCGGGCCGCACGAGCCGCCGACCCCGGCGCCAAGCTCTGCTACAACGACTACAACACCGACAACTGGTCACACGCCAAGACCCAGGCCGTCTACCGGATGGTGCAGGACTTCAAGTCACGGGGCGTCCCGATCGACTGCGTCGGCTTCCAGGCCCACTTCAACAGCGGCAATCCGGTGCCGAACAACTACCACACCACCCTCCAGAACTTCGCCGACCTCGGAGTGGACGTCCAGATCACCGAGCTGGACATCGAAGGCTCCGGCAACAGCCAGGCCGAGCAGTACCGAGGCGTCACGCAGGCGTGCATGGCGGTCACCCGCTGCACCGGCATCACCGTGTGGGGCATCCGTGACAGCGACTCCTGGCGTGCCCAGGGCACCCCGCTGCTCTTCGACAACTCGGGCAACAAGAAGGCCGCGTACCACGCCGTGCTCGACGTGCTCAACGGCGGCGACTCCGGGGGCGGCCCCGGCCCGGGTCCCGGTCCGGAGCCGGGCGGCTGCACCGCCGCCTACACCGACGGTCAACAGTGGAACGATCGGTTCAACGGGCAGGTGTCCGTGTCCGGCACGAACAACTGGGTCGTCACCGTCACGGTGACCAGGCCGCAGGAGATCATCGCGACCTGGAACATCAGCGCGTCCTGGGACTCCAGCGGCACGGTGATGACCGCCAGGCCCAACGGCAACGGCAACGTGTTCGGCTTCACCATCCGACACGGCGGCAACTGGAACCGACCCAGCGTGACCTGCCGCGCCGCCTGA
- a CDS encoding sensor histidine kinase, with amino-acid sequence MNTDAAPRLGGWQQAWRLTAAAAVGVVFWFSTATQLPAGCTADSCSWFVTGDPLVAVACLIALWWRRRFPIVVAVPVLILASTSTLATGAALLALTSVATRRRPVELGLTGVTYVIASQFALEFYPVQSIPTPLWLQLVLPALGAGIAIALGLAVGARRVEVRSLRERAESAEREQAARAAQARAVERNRIAREMHDGLAHRISLVSMQAGALGRRRDLSAEENDVLIRGIADGAHQALEELRDVLGVLRAGPDGPDSAPLSVDRIPELVSDARAAGLDVTLTGTVPGAPSDVAGRTGFRVVQEGLTNAVKHAPGAHVRIVVEKSAGELLVRVRNSRVTTEAAPPPTSGFGLLGLAERVSLAGGALDHHPTADGGYLLTARLPWSGPASREENPDGERLEADAGRHRRR; translated from the coding sequence GTGAACACGGACGCCGCGCCGAGGCTCGGAGGGTGGCAGCAGGCGTGGCGGCTGACGGCGGCCGCGGCCGTGGGCGTCGTGTTCTGGTTCTCCACCGCCACGCAGCTGCCCGCCGGGTGCACGGCCGACTCCTGTTCCTGGTTCGTCACCGGTGATCCGCTGGTGGCGGTGGCGTGTCTGATCGCGCTGTGGTGGCGGCGCCGGTTCCCGATCGTCGTCGCCGTGCCGGTTCTGATCCTCGCGAGCACCTCCACGCTGGCGACCGGCGCCGCACTGCTGGCGCTCACCTCCGTCGCCACCCGGCGCCGCCCGGTCGAGCTCGGGCTCACGGGCGTGACCTACGTGATCGCCTCGCAGTTCGCACTCGAGTTCTATCCGGTCCAGTCCATCCCCACCCCGCTGTGGCTTCAGCTGGTGCTGCCGGCTCTCGGCGCGGGTATCGCGATCGCGCTCGGCCTGGCGGTCGGTGCCCGCCGTGTCGAAGTACGGTCGCTGCGGGAGCGGGCGGAGAGCGCCGAACGGGAACAGGCCGCCCGCGCGGCTCAGGCGCGGGCCGTGGAGCGGAATCGGATCGCCCGCGAGATGCACGACGGCCTCGCCCACCGGATCTCGCTGGTCTCCATGCAGGCAGGCGCGCTGGGCCGTCGACGGGATCTCTCGGCGGAGGAGAACGACGTGTTGATCCGAGGCATCGCCGACGGCGCCCACCAGGCGTTGGAGGAACTGCGCGACGTCCTGGGCGTGCTTCGCGCAGGCCCCGACGGCCCCGACTCCGCACCCCTCTCCGTCGACCGGATCCCCGAGCTGGTGTCCGATGCCCGCGCTGCCGGACTCGATGTCACCCTCACCGGCACGGTGCCGGGGGCGCCGTCCGACGTGGCAGGCCGGACCGGCTTCCGGGTCGTCCAGGAGGGACTGACCAACGCGGTCAAGCACGCTCCGGGCGCGCACGTGCGGATCGTCGTCGAGAAGAGCGCCGGCGAACTCCTGGTCCGCGTCCGCAACTCGCGGGTGACGACGGAGGCAGCCCCGCCGCCGACCTCGGGATTCGGTCTGCTCGGTCTCGCCGAACGAGTGTCCCTCGCGGGCGGAGCCCTCGATCACCACCCGACGGCGGACGGCGGATATCTCCTCACCGCGCGGCTGCCGTGGTCGGGTCCGGCGTCACGAGAGGAGAACCCCGATGGAGAGCGGCTCGAAGCCGACGCGGGTCGCCATCGTCGACGATGA
- a CDS encoding LysR family transcriptional regulator: MVEWTLVGLRVVVEVARTGSFSAAAGKLGYTQSAVSRQVAVAEKIAQTPLFERHARGVRPTPAGEVLVRHASRVLDGVTTATQELAGLRDRLAGRLVVGGFPAAAAVLLPRAIARLTAAHPGLRVRLAEESTPSQLLALRRGRLEVAILATGDGLPEYDLAGLRRTELRGGRRVGVAVADSHPFACRESVDPAELAEQPWVVGARVGEAPEFGTWPGIADPVISFAARHWSTRLGLVAAGLGIALVPALAAQAMPQGVHWIPVRDRGDGLGRTVWAVTNPEPGPAAVAMVDAVAEELGSLGAVRVSADRTPPD; this comes from the coding sequence GTGGTGGAATGGACGCTGGTAGGCCTGCGCGTCGTCGTCGAGGTCGCACGAACGGGATCGTTCAGCGCGGCTGCCGGGAAGCTGGGGTACACACAGTCGGCGGTGTCACGACAGGTGGCGGTCGCCGAGAAGATCGCTCAGACCCCGCTCTTCGAGCGTCATGCACGGGGCGTCCGCCCGACCCCGGCAGGCGAGGTCCTGGTCCGTCATGCGAGCAGGGTGCTCGACGGCGTCACGACGGCGACCCAGGAGCTCGCGGGCCTGCGCGATCGACTCGCGGGGCGACTCGTCGTCGGCGGCTTCCCCGCGGCTGCCGCGGTGCTGCTGCCCCGTGCCATCGCCAGACTGACGGCGGCCCATCCCGGCTTACGGGTACGGCTCGCCGAGGAGTCGACGCCGTCCCAACTGCTCGCCCTGCGGCGCGGCAGGCTGGAGGTCGCGATCCTCGCCACCGGTGACGGCCTGCCGGAATATGACCTGGCCGGGTTGCGCCGCACCGAGCTGCGCGGCGGACGTCGTGTCGGCGTGGCCGTCGCCGACTCCCATCCCTTCGCCTGTCGCGAGTCCGTCGATCCGGCGGAGCTCGCCGAACAGCCGTGGGTCGTCGGCGCACGGGTGGGCGAGGCACCCGAGTTCGGCACCTGGCCGGGCATCGCCGATCCGGTGATCTCGTTCGCCGCCCGTCACTGGTCCACCCGCCTGGGGCTCGTCGCCGCAGGCCTCGGCATCGCGCTCGTGCCCGCCCTCGCGGCGCAAGCGATGCCGCAGGGCGTGCACTGGATTCCCGTCCGCGACCGCGGCGACGGGCTCGGCCGCACGGTATGGGCCGTGACGAATCCGGAGCCCGGGCCGGCGGCGGTCGCGATGGTCGATGCCGTGGCCGAGGAGCTCGGCTCCCTGGGCGCGGTCCGGGTAAGCGCGGATCGGACGCCGCCGGACTGA
- a CDS encoding pyridoxamine 5'-phosphate oxidase family protein: MRETPEELRDLQEMLTASLSRSTRHLRSIISTERTLTAEQLTRVLTGMCTLALSTVTAHGEPRISAVDGHFLHGRWHFGTDPTAAKARHLAARPAVSAAHLRGEELGVFTHGTVEVLNPRDGEPAEGWSELLAYLKDFYGDDTFDWTAGVVYYRLNPHWMTVYAADLAAILPDGGARA; the protein is encoded by the coding sequence ATGCGTGAGACACCAGAAGAACTGCGCGATCTCCAGGAGATGCTGACCGCCTCCCTGTCCCGTTCCACCCGGCATCTGCGTTCGATCATCAGCACCGAGCGCACCCTGACCGCCGAGCAGCTCACCCGGGTCCTCACCGGCATGTGCACGCTGGCCCTGTCCACCGTGACGGCGCACGGCGAGCCGAGGATCAGCGCGGTGGACGGGCACTTCCTCCACGGGAGATGGCATTTCGGCACCGATCCCACCGCGGCCAAGGCCCGACATCTCGCCGCCCGGCCCGCCGTGAGCGCCGCCCATCTGCGGGGCGAGGAACTCGGCGTGTTCACCCACGGCACCGTGGAGGTCCTCAATCCGCGGGACGGCGAGCCCGCGGAGGGCTGGTCGGAACTCCTCGCCTACCTCAAGGACTTCTACGGCGACGACACCTTCGACTGGACGGCCGGAGTCGTCTATTACCGACTGAATCCACACTGGATGACCGTGTACGCCGCCGACCTCGCCGCGATCCTCCCGGACGGCGGTGCCCGCGCATGA
- a CDS encoding response regulator transcription factor — translation MESGSKPTRVAIVDDDGLTRMALRLVVDGEPDLTVVGEAADGDAALAMVAEQRPDVVLMDVRMPGRDGLDTTRELLGRPVPPKVLMLTTFDSDELVLGALRAGALGFVLKDTPPARIVDAVRTVAAGNPVLSPAATARVIAAATGPGSGQDRGASREAARKRLAALTERELDTARAIADGLGNPEIAERLHISVATVKAHTGSLFAKLALANRVRIALLVRDAEL, via the coding sequence ATGGAGAGCGGCTCGAAGCCGACGCGGGTCGCCATCGTCGACGATGACGGACTGACGCGGATGGCGCTGCGCCTGGTCGTCGACGGCGAGCCGGATCTGACCGTCGTCGGCGAGGCGGCCGACGGCGACGCCGCGCTCGCCATGGTGGCCGAGCAGCGGCCGGATGTGGTCCTGATGGACGTGCGCATGCCCGGTCGGGACGGTCTCGACACGACCCGAGAACTCCTCGGCAGGCCCGTCCCGCCGAAGGTGCTCATGCTGACCACCTTCGACTCCGACGAACTGGTGCTCGGCGCACTGCGCGCGGGAGCACTCGGATTCGTTCTCAAGGACACGCCACCCGCCCGGATCGTCGACGCGGTGCGCACCGTCGCGGCGGGGAATCCGGTGCTCTCCCCGGCGGCCACGGCCAGGGTCATCGCCGCGGCCACCGGCCCGGGCTCCGGCCAGGATCGCGGTGCCTCCCGTGAGGCGGCGCGGAAGCGGCTGGCCGCGCTGACCGAACGGGAGCTGGACACGGCCAGGGCCATCGCGGACGGACTCGGCAATCCGGAGATCGCCGAACGGCTGCACATCAGCGTCGCGACCGTGAAGGCGCACACGGGCAGTCTGTTCGCCAAACTGGCGCTGGCGAACCGGGTGCGGATCGCGCTCCTGGTCCGCGACGCGGAGCTGTGA
- a CDS encoding ester cyclase — MTQRHTRGELVARLVRAGEIMVSGEGTAEVDSYFDIENFVFDGPDGFDTDYAGLMDYFRSLRSALDDRSIRRGIVLAEGDLIACQTWIEGTFVRPFTQSPVGRLEPTGTRVVMDLINIFRFDDQGRLVEEFVRFDNRSFLRQLGAQGA; from the coding sequence ATGACCCAGCGCCACACCCGCGGCGAACTCGTCGCGCGCCTCGTCCGAGCGGGCGAGATCATGGTCTCCGGTGAGGGAACGGCCGAGGTCGACTCGTACTTCGACATCGAGAACTTCGTATTCGACGGTCCCGACGGCTTCGACACGGACTACGCAGGCCTCATGGACTACTTCCGGTCCCTGCGGTCCGCCCTCGACGACCGGAGCATCCGCCGAGGGATCGTCCTCGCCGAGGGCGATCTGATCGCCTGCCAGACATGGATCGAGGGAACATTCGTCCGCCCGTTCACCCAGTCGCCCGTGGGCAGGCTCGAGCCCACCGGAACTCGCGTGGTGATGGACCTCATCAACATCTTCCGGTTCGACGACCAGGGCAGGCTGGTCGAAGAGTTCGTCAGGTTCGACAACCGGAGCTTCCTGCGCCAACTGGGCGCGCAGGGCGCCTGA
- a CDS encoding excinuclease ABC subunit UvrA produces the protein MIDLGIGSEAARSLQRPAPGGPVAARAEPLPAAEDGRREFIEVVGARTNNLRDVSVRIPKGRLVAFTGVSGSGKTSLAVDTLHSEAQLRYLEGLSPFVRQYITQRNRPRVDRIFGLGATLAVDQRRVNRNPRSTVATMTGIDGHLGLLYSRLPGLGAAPDATGADGPLTTSHFDRDTPEGGCADCHGVGGRWQAQEDLVITRPELPLFDGASHWYAKWRSGEHGFIPVLAEKRGVRLSDPWRSLPEEFRRCVLYGTGEEKIEATIEVPNRNESARMAYTSSQPLRGALAEVERVFANAQTANARQRYLRYMRKRPCDACGGSGYGRAARSVRLGGFSYPDLSAAAVGQVGEWAARVAAELDARDQLVGGPLLADLRRRLDVLERLGLTHLQLSRGAATLSGGELQRTRLAAQLSTELSDLTFVLDEPGAGLHPVDKAHLLDIALELRAAGNTVLLVEHDPELIARADWVIDLGPGAGSLGGEVLVSGTPADVAAHPESPTGRQLAGQGRGPRRVRREVGDDTGWLRLHDLRAHNVTADLIRVPVGRLTCLTGVSGSGKSSLLGALAAGVQAALTGAATDVVRAVTGLEGFGWVAVADQEPLGRTPRSNPATYSKAFDVVRRLFAETDAARALGLDASWFSFNTADGGRCRTCTGYGRKLVDMHFLPDVWVVCDACDGRRYTPEALRVRYAGLAVDEVLELTVADAADRLRESRQLTDILESLLRVGLGYLRLGQSATELSGGEAQRLKLAGAIQRGATSRTAGLVVLDEPAAGLHPSDVGRVVAALDALVDSGNTVVVAEHDIPVAASADWLIDLGPGAGPAGGAVVAAGTPEVVAAADTPTAGFLRRHAAGLPLLPSRAGTSR, from the coding sequence ATGATCGACCTCGGCATCGGCTCCGAGGCCGCGCGGTCTCTTCAGCGTCCCGCCCCGGGTGGTCCGGTGGCCGCGCGGGCGGAGCCGCTGCCGGCCGCCGAGGACGGCAGGCGTGAGTTCATCGAGGTCGTGGGCGCGCGGACCAACAATCTGCGTGACGTCTCGGTGCGCATCCCGAAGGGGAGGCTGGTGGCCTTCACCGGGGTGAGCGGCAGCGGGAAGACCTCGCTGGCGGTCGACACGCTGCACAGCGAGGCGCAACTGCGGTACCTGGAGGGACTGTCGCCGTTCGTGCGGCAGTACATCACCCAGCGCAACCGGCCCCGAGTCGACCGCATCTTCGGGCTCGGCGCGACACTGGCCGTCGACCAGCGCCGAGTGAACCGCAACCCCCGCTCCACGGTCGCGACGATGACGGGCATCGACGGGCACCTGGGGCTGCTGTACTCGCGTCTGCCCGGACTCGGCGCGGCACCCGACGCGACGGGCGCCGACGGCCCGCTGACGACGTCGCACTTCGACCGCGACACGCCGGAGGGCGGCTGCGCGGACTGTCATGGCGTCGGCGGACGCTGGCAGGCCCAGGAGGACCTCGTCATCACCCGCCCCGAACTGCCGCTGTTCGACGGGGCGTCGCACTGGTACGCCAAGTGGCGGTCCGGCGAGCACGGGTTCATCCCGGTGCTCGCGGAGAAGCGGGGAGTGCGGCTGAGCGATCCGTGGCGGTCCCTGCCCGAGGAGTTCCGCCGTTGCGTGCTGTACGGCACGGGCGAGGAGAAGATCGAGGCGACCATCGAGGTGCCGAACCGCAACGAGTCGGCTCGGATGGCCTACACCTCCAGCCAACCGCTGCGTGGTGCGCTCGCCGAGGTCGAGCGGGTCTTCGCCAACGCCCAGACCGCCAACGCCAGGCAGCGCTATCTGCGGTACATGCGCAAGCGGCCCTGCGACGCCTGCGGCGGCAGCGGGTACGGGCGGGCCGCCCGATCCGTGCGGCTGGGCGGGTTCTCCTACCCCGACCTGTCGGCGGCGGCGGTCGGGCAGGTGGGGGAGTGGGCCGCGCGGGTGGCCGCCGAGCTGGACGCGCGGGACCAGCTGGTCGGCGGACCGCTGCTGGCGGACCTTCGCCGTCGACTCGACGTCCTCGAACGGCTCGGCCTGACCCATCTTCAGCTGTCGCGCGGCGCGGCGACGTTGTCGGGCGGCGAACTGCAACGCACCCGACTCGCCGCCCAGCTCAGCACCGAGCTCAGCGACCTCACGTTCGTCCTGGACGAACCGGGGGCGGGCCTGCACCCGGTCGACAAGGCGCACCTGCTCGACATCGCCTTGGAGCTGCGTGCCGCCGGGAACACGGTGCTGCTGGTCGAGCACGATCCCGAGCTGATCGCCCGGGCCGACTGGGTGATCGACCTGGGTCCTGGCGCGGGCAGCCTCGGCGGCGAGGTCCTGGTGTCCGGCACCCCCGCCGACGTGGCGGCCCATCCGGAGTCGCCGACCGGCAGACAGCTGGCCGGGCAGGGCCGCGGACCACGCCGAGTCCGCCGCGAGGTCGGGGACGACACGGGCTGGCTGCGGCTGCACGACCTTCGTGCGCACAACGTGACGGCCGACCTCATCCGCGTCCCCGTCGGCCGGCTCACCTGCCTCACCGGGGTCAGCGGCAGTGGGAAGAGCAGCCTGCTCGGCGCGCTGGCGGCCGGCGTGCAGGCCGCGCTGACCGGCGCGGCGACCGACGTCGTGCGGGCGGTGACGGGCCTGGAGGGATTCGGCTGGGTCGCCGTCGCCGACCAGGAGCCGTTAGGCCGGACGCCCCGGTCCAATCCGGCCACCTACAGCAAGGCGTTCGACGTCGTGCGGCGGCTGTTCGCCGAGACCGACGCGGCCCGCGCGCTCGGTCTCGACGCCTCCTGGTTCAGCTTCAACACCGCCGACGGCGGCCGCTGCCGGACCTGCACCGGCTACGGCCGGAAGCTGGTCGACATGCATTTCCTGCCGGACGTGTGGGTGGTCTGCGATGCGTGTGACGGGCGGCGCTACACACCGGAGGCGCTGCGTGTCAGGTATGCCGGCCTGGCCGTCGACGAGGTGTTGGAGCTGACCGTCGCCGACGCCGCCGACCGGCTCCGCGAGTCTCGGCAGCTCACGGACATCCTGGAGTCCCTGCTGCGGGTCGGCCTCGGCTATCTGCGGCTCGGCCAGAGCGCCACGGAACTCTCCGGCGGGGAGGCGCAGCGGTTGAAGCTGGCCGGCGCGATCCAGCGTGGTGCCACGAGTCGCACGGCGGGACTCGTCGTCCTCGACGAACCGGCGGCAGGACTGCATCCGTCCGACGTCGGGCGGGTGGTGGCGGCGCTCGACGCGCTGGTGGACTCCGGCAACACCGTCGTCGTGGCCGAACACGACATCCCGGTCGCCGCCTCCGCGGACTGGCTGATCGATCTGGGGCCGGGAGCGGGGCCTGCGGGCGGTGCGGTCGTCGCGGCGGGCACCCCCGAGGTCGTCGCGGCGGCGGACACGCCGACGGCGGGCTTCCTTCGTCGGCATGCGGCGGGGCTGCCGCTGCTGCCGTCGAGGGCGGGCACGTCTCGCTGA